From Arachis stenosperma cultivar V10309 chromosome 2, arast.V10309.gnm1.PFL2, whole genome shotgun sequence, one genomic window encodes:
- the LOC130960345 gene encoding putative serine/threonine-protein kinase yields MSEECVRGFMPNLFGRLFVHLNTILPSHLIPSSSPHPTVHSDMKNPFSLFACFSASSNQQNNNNEGENDVIDEEDDGAFRVFTYNQLKTATRNFQTSDKVGEGGFGTVYKGRLADGSLVAVKVVSIEVESMRGESEFVAELASLANIRHQNLVRLRGCCVEGAHRYLVYEYMDNNSLYQTCLRSEEGRMRFKWEARKEVSKGVAHGLTYLHQHLRPHVVHRDIKASNILLDTNFMPKISDFGLAKLLRDETSYISTKVAGTLGYLAPEYASSGRFTRKSDVYSFGVLLLQIVSGLPVVDAYQDTDRFIVQKAWKAYEENNLIRMVDPMLNMNFSAEEVIRFLKVGLLCVQETAKLRPIMLEVVEMLTNNNADMNDIRISKPGFVADLRNIRIKKQEGAMHSSKESSSYSGATFAASPSSILTTMMNVGR; encoded by the exons ATGAGTGAAGAATGTGTCAGAGGATTTATGCCTAATTTATTTGGCCGTCTCTTCGTTCACTTAAACACCATCCTTCCATCCCATTTAATTCCTTCTTCGTCTCCACACCCAACAGTTCATTCAGACATGAAGAaccctttttctctttttgcttGTTTCTCAGCGTCTTCCAATcaacaaaacaacaacaacG AGGGTGAGAATGATGTTATTGATGAGGAGGATGATGGAGCCTTTCGTGTCTTCACTTATAACCAACTGAAAACAGCCACTCGCAATTTTCAAACCTCAGACAAGGTTGGAGAAGGAGGCTTTGGTACTGTGTACAAG GGAAGGCTTGCTGATGGGAGTCTGGTGGCCGTGAAGGTAGTTTCGATTGAGGTGGAATCGATGCGAGGAGAGAGTGAATTCGTGGCGGAATTGGCTTCCCTTGCAAATATCAGGCACCAAAATCTTGTTAGACTGAGAGGGTGTTGCGTGGAAGGAGCTCATAGATATTTGGTGTATGAGTACATGGACAACAATAGTCTTTACCAAACCTGTTTGCGTTCGGAGGAAGGGAGGATGAGATTCAAGtgggaagcaaggaaggaagttTCCAAAGGTGTGGCTCACGGCCTTACCTATCTCCATCAACACCTTAGGCCTCACGTTGTCCATAGAGACATCAAAGCCAGTAACATACTCCTTGATACTAATTTTATGCCTAAGATTTCTGACTTTGGCTTAGCTAAACTTTTAAGAGACGAAACGTCTTATATTAGTACTAAAGTAGCAGGGACATT GGGTTATCTTGCACCAGAATATGCTAGTTCTGGACGATTCACAAGAAAATCAGATGTTTATAGTTTTGGAGTTTTGCTTTTACAAATTGTTAGTGGTCTACCAGTTGTGGATGCCTATCAAGATACTGATCGTTTCATCGTACAAAAG GCATGGAAAGCATATGAAGAGAACAACCTAATAAGAATGGTGGATCCTATGCTTAATATGAACTTTTCGGCGGAAGAGGTGATTAGATTCTTGAAGGTGGGTTTGCTTTGCGTGCAAGAAACAGCAAAGCTGAGGCCAATAATGTTAGAGGTTGTGGAGATGTTGACCAACAACAATGCTGACATGAATGACATTCGCATTTCCAAACCTGGCTTTGTTGCTGATCTTAGGAACATTAGAATCAAGAAACAAGAAGGAGCAATGCACTCATCAAAGGAATCATCAAGTTACAGTGGAGCAACCTTTGCTGCAAGTCCAAGCTCCATTTTGACTACTATGATGAATGTTGGTCGTTAG
- the LOC130961090 gene encoding probable E3 ubiquitin-protein ligase LOG2, giving the protein MGNIGSSSASNRRRHGGGGGGSGRRIHPPPPPPPPVTPQPEITANRFVYPAAATPYHNYPGYYPPPVPLPAPYDHHHRPAAVEPMWGRYPPPAAPMPPTPYVEHQKAVTIKNDVNIKKETLRIEADEENPGKFLVSFTFDATVSGSITILFFAKEGEGCILTPMKEDSLPPVTVHFQQGLGQKFRQPAGTGIDFLQFEESELLKVGEMDIYPLVVKADAMLGDHDGSNETPKHGSNETRNEGSNETPNDGPNETPVTGITNSQITKAVFEKEKGEFQVKVVKQILWVNGLRYELQEIYGIGNSVESEVDGNDPGKECVICLSEPRDTTVLPCRHMCMCSGCAKVLRFQTNRCPICRQPVERLLEIKVGAEAEPQE; this is encoded by the exons ATGGGTAACATAGGAAGTAGTAGTGCCAGCAACCGCAGAAGACACGGTGGTGGCGGTGGCGGAAGTGGACGGAGGATCCATCCTCCACCTCCTCCTCCGCCGCCGGTGACGCCACAGCCGGAAATCACAGCCAATCGGTTCGTGTACCCTGCTGCTGCGACTCCATATCATAACTATCCCGGTTATTATCCGCCGCCGGTGCCTTTGCCGGCACCCTATGACCACCACCACCGGCCCGCGGCGGTGGAGCCGATGTGGGGGCGGTATCCTCCGCCGGCAGCGCCTATGCCTCCGACGCCGTATGTGGAGCACCAGAAGGCGGTTACTATAAAAAATGATGTGAACATCAAGAAGGAAACTTTGAGGATTGAAGCTGATGAAGAGAACCCTGGGAAGTTCCTTGTTTCATTCACATTTGACGCCACCGTTTCTGGGAG CAttactatacttttctttgCAAAAGAAGGTGAAGGCTGCATCCTTACTCCAATGAAGGAAGATTCTCTTCCACCTGTGACTGTACATTTCCAGCAAGGTCTTGGCCAGAAGTTTAGGCAGCCAGCTGGAACTGGTATTGATTTTTTGCAATTTGAGGAGTCCGAGTTATTGAAAGTGGGAGAGATGGATATCTATCCTCTAGTAGTTAAGGCAGATGCAATGTTGGGCGATCATGACGGATCAAATGAGACTCCAAAGCATGGATCAAATGAAACTCGAAATGAAGGATCTAATGAAACTCCAAATGACGGACCTAATGAAACTCCAGTAACAGGTATTACAAACTCGCAGATAACAAAAGCAGTGTTTGAGAAGGAGAAAGGCGAATTCCAGGTGAAGGTTGTCAAGCAGATCTTGTGGGTGAATGGATTGAGGTATGAGCTGCAGGAGATATATGGCATTGGAAATTCAGTGGAGAGTGAAGTGGATGGAAATGACCCAGGAAAAGAATGTGTTATTTGTCTGTCAGAGCCCAGGGATACGACTGTCCTTCCTTGCCGTCACATG TGCATGTGTAGTGGATGTGCGAAGGTTTTGAGGTTCCAGACAAATAGGTGTCCAATCTGCAGACAGCCAGTTGAGAGGCTTCTGGAGATCAAGGTTGGGGCAGAAGCCGAACCTCAGGagtga
- the LOC130963657 gene encoding uncharacterized protein LOC130963657: protein MDSSKAFFSHSSFKASIAKTLFFRALFLASAISLLSLLRFLPTLHFLSASLAPETHLQCLNQNTSGSYLFQSRVYNSFWDSFNCINHANFTTSAVNHLLRNHFLNRKATSLCVGQPSPMPAVSAMRQLGFTSVTAVSLRHNTLVSQLHYQDSSFDFVFTKDVDKVSVPALLLLEVERVLKPGGIGALLVRPNHAPSSSVSSMLRSSSVVDVTLVNGITLVVFKKRSSSAFVFNHHLQGDCPSLNSTKPLIELMEPLADEETSQEHEKRISYLPKFVNMSNRKRLVYIDIGVGGVPNNVTNWFFPSYPIDFRDFNVYFVHYNTSILLSHVKRPGITFVYHPGLSSSSKGEEFDFHAWFKETVQQADFVVLKMNAGNVEMKFLRDMFESRAICFVNELFLSCSENTEEKGCMDIYKGLRDSGVYVHQWWEADELHQGSNKVVDVR from the coding sequence ATGGATTCTTCCAAGGCCTTCTTCTCCCACTCTTCCTTCAAAGCATCCATAGCCAAGACACTCTTCTTCCGTGCACTCTTCCTTGCCTCTGCtatctccttgctttccttgcTCCGATTCCTTCCTACTCTCCACTTCCTCTCAGCCTCACTCGCTCCTGAAACACACCTTCAGTGTCTCAACCAAAACACTTCTGGCTCTTACTTGTTCCAGAGCAGGGTCTACAACTCCTTCTGGGACTCCTTCAACTGCATCAACCATGCCAACTTCACTACCTCTGCTGTCAATCACCTATTGCGTAACCACTTCTTGAACCGTAAAGCTACCTCCCTCTGCGTTGGACAACCCTCACCAATGCCTGCTGTCTCTGCAATGCGACAACTTGGCTTCACTAGTGTCACCGCTGTCTCCCTAAGGCACAACACACTCGTGTCTCAGCTTCACTATCAGGACTCTTCCTTTGACTTCGTCTTCACCAAGGATGTGGACAAGGTTTCTGTGCCTGCATTGCTGCTGCTTGAGGTGGAGCGGGTCCTCAAGCCTGGGGGAATTGGCGCACTGCTTGTACGTCCCAATCATGCTCCTTCTTCCTCAGTTtcatccatgttgagatcttcAAGTGTTGTGGATGTCACTCTTGTCAACGGCATTACCCTTGtggttttcaagaaaagaagCTCTTCTGCATTTGTCTTCAATCACCACCTTCAAGGAGACTGTCCAAGTTTGAACTCCACCAAGCCTCTTATAGAGCTCATGGAGCCTCTTGCTGATGAGGAAACATCTCAAGAGCATGAGAAAAGAATCTCATACTTGCCTAAGTTTGTGAACATGTCTAATAGGAAGAGATTGGTGTACATTGACATTGGAGTTGGTGGGGTGCCTAACAATGTTACTAATTGGTTCTTTCCATCTTACCCCATTGATTTTAGAGATTTCAATGTATACTTTGTTCACTACAATACTTCCATCTTGTTGTCTCATGTGAAAAGGCCTGGCATAACCTTTGTTTATCATCCGGGGTTGTCCTCGTCCTCCAAGGGTGAAGAGTTTGACTTCCATGCATGGTTCAAAGAGACAGTGCAGCAGGCTGATTTTGTGGTGTTGAAGATGAATGCAGGGAATGTTGAAATGAAGTTTCTAAGGGATATGTTTGAAAGTAGAGCCATATGCTTTGTTAATGAATTGTTTCTCAGCTGCTCAGAAAACACGGAAGAAAAAGGTTGCATGGATATTTACAAGGGACTCAGAGATAGTGGTGTCTATGTTCATCAATGGTGGGAAGCAGATGAGTTGCATCAAGGGTCTAACAAGGTGGTTGATGTTCGGTAA
- the LOC130958730 gene encoding uncharacterized protein LOC130958730 isoform X3 — METEAPEDREDNRADDDTIEKGPESSEITEELSNRRHGTRKSLILEIPTTSTVDEDFVRINMPLTPPPRKVAFSPCPSPAFSRVNESPGPSASRNRSTMKTLFPKLTLKIRSTSSQQIENAAFLALEGSPKVAPKKPLLPRTFSLTKLITPRGKNTASLPVTPIAHSNPGSTHGGNAAYLASIDKGIQLPMHRSRSVPILNKAGSTSVGGMFRIIPTTPTSATSPSGDSVENEDGGEDIPEEEAVCRICMVELGEGADDTLKLECSCKGELSLAHQQCAVKWFSIKGNRTCDVCKQEVKNLPVTLLRLQTAPRGQHAEISQTRQGVWQDAPILVVVNMLAYFCFLEQLLVSSMGSGAVAMSLPFSCILGLLGSMTSTTMGRAYCTFSEEKSCLGLCNCAVCSGGCQWTPFLFIGSYASCSSYFACHIYWLWGCDVCSFCSC, encoded by the exons ATGGAGACTGAAGCTCCTGAAGACAGAGAGGATAACAGAGCTGATGACGACACAATCGAAAAG GGTCCAGAATCATCTGAAATAACTGAGGAACTCTCAAATAGACGACATGGGACTAGGAAAAGCCTCATCTTGGAGATTCCAACAACAAGCACCGTGGATGAAGATTTTGTGAGGATAAACATGCCTCTAACTCCTCCTCCAAGAAAAGTGGCCTTTTCACCATGTCCAAGCCCTGCTTTCTCCAGAGTCAATGAGTCACCAGGCCCTTCAGCATCAAGGAATAGATCAACTATGAAAACTTTATTTCCCAAACTCACTTTAAAAATCAGGAGTACAAGCTCACAGCAGATCGAAAATGCTGCTTTTCTTGCACTGGAAGGTTCACCAAAGGTGGCACCTAAGAAGCCTCTTCTTCCGAGGACATTTTCACTTACAAAGTTGATCACCCCTAGAGGGAAGAACACAGCATCCTTGCCTGTAACACCGATTGCTCACTCTAATCCAGGGTCCACACATGGAGGAAATGCTGCTTATCTAGCTTCAATT GATAAAGGGATCCAATTACCAATGCATCGTTCTCGTTCAGTTCCAATACTTAACAAGGCAGGGAGCACAAGTGTAGGTGGAATGTTTCGTATAATTCCAACCACACCAACATCAGCGACATCTCCATCTGGTGATAGTG TTGAGAATGAGGATGGTGGTGAAGATATTCCCGAAGAAGAAGCTGTTTGTAGAATTTGTATGGTTGAATTAGGGGAAGGTGCTGATGATACTCTTAAATTGGAGTGTAGTTGCAAAGGTGAACTTTCACTGGCTCACCAACAATGTGCAGTTAAATGGTTTAGCATTAAAGGAAACAGAACATGTGATGTTTGCAAGCAAGAAGTTAAGAACTTACCTGTGACTCTCTTGCGGCTTCAAACTGCACCTAGAGGGCAGCATGCTGAGATTTCTCAAACAAGGCAAGG GGTTTGGCAGGATGCTCCCATTCTTGTAGTTGTCAACATGCTGGcttacttttgttttcttgagCAGCTTCTT GTTTCAAGTATGGGCTCTGGTGCTGTTGCCATGTctcttccattttcttgtaTACTTGGTCTTCTTGGTAGCATGACATCTACAACAATGGGTAGGGCTTATTGTACCTTTAG TGAGGAGAAATCATGTTTGGGTTTATGCAACTGTGCAGTTTGTTCTGGTGGTTGTCAGTGGACACCTTTTCTATTCATTG GTTCATATGCAAGCTGTTCTAGCTATTTTGCTTGCCACATTTACTGGCTTTGGGGCTGTGATGTTTGTAGCTTCTGTTCTTGCTGA
- the LOC130958730 gene encoding uncharacterized protein LOC130958730 isoform X1 translates to METEAPEDREDNRADDDTIEKGPESSEITEELSNRRHGTRKSLILEIPTTSTVDEDFVRINMPLTPPPRKVAFSPCPSPAFSRVNESPGPSASRNRSTMKTLFPKLTLKIRSTSSQQIENAAFLALEGSPKVAPKKPLLPRTFSLTKLITPRGKNTASLPVTPIAHSNPGSTHGGNAAYLASIDKGIQLPMHRSRSVPILNKAGSTSVGGMFRIIPTTPTSATSPSGDSVENEDGGEDIPEEEAVCRICMVELGEGADDTLKLECSCKGELSLAHQQCAVKWFSIKGNRTCDVCKQEVKNLPVTLLRLQTAPRGQHAEISQTRQGVWQDAPILVVVNMLAYFCFLEQLLVSSMGSGAVAMSLPFSCILGLLGSMTSTTMVRRNHVWVYATVQFVLVVVSGHLFYSLVHMQAVLAILLATFTGFGAVMFVASVLAEISNWRTSLGQLNQEEAVAPDESSSAGHHQSEAMHVNQLNVLPLG, encoded by the exons ATGGAGACTGAAGCTCCTGAAGACAGAGAGGATAACAGAGCTGATGACGACACAATCGAAAAG GGTCCAGAATCATCTGAAATAACTGAGGAACTCTCAAATAGACGACATGGGACTAGGAAAAGCCTCATCTTGGAGATTCCAACAACAAGCACCGTGGATGAAGATTTTGTGAGGATAAACATGCCTCTAACTCCTCCTCCAAGAAAAGTGGCCTTTTCACCATGTCCAAGCCCTGCTTTCTCCAGAGTCAATGAGTCACCAGGCCCTTCAGCATCAAGGAATAGATCAACTATGAAAACTTTATTTCCCAAACTCACTTTAAAAATCAGGAGTACAAGCTCACAGCAGATCGAAAATGCTGCTTTTCTTGCACTGGAAGGTTCACCAAAGGTGGCACCTAAGAAGCCTCTTCTTCCGAGGACATTTTCACTTACAAAGTTGATCACCCCTAGAGGGAAGAACACAGCATCCTTGCCTGTAACACCGATTGCTCACTCTAATCCAGGGTCCACACATGGAGGAAATGCTGCTTATCTAGCTTCAATT GATAAAGGGATCCAATTACCAATGCATCGTTCTCGTTCAGTTCCAATACTTAACAAGGCAGGGAGCACAAGTGTAGGTGGAATGTTTCGTATAATTCCAACCACACCAACATCAGCGACATCTCCATCTGGTGATAGTG TTGAGAATGAGGATGGTGGTGAAGATATTCCCGAAGAAGAAGCTGTTTGTAGAATTTGTATGGTTGAATTAGGGGAAGGTGCTGATGATACTCTTAAATTGGAGTGTAGTTGCAAAGGTGAACTTTCACTGGCTCACCAACAATGTGCAGTTAAATGGTTTAGCATTAAAGGAAACAGAACATGTGATGTTTGCAAGCAAGAAGTTAAGAACTTACCTGTGACTCTCTTGCGGCTTCAAACTGCACCTAGAGGGCAGCATGCTGAGATTTCTCAAACAAGGCAAGG GGTTTGGCAGGATGCTCCCATTCTTGTAGTTGTCAACATGCTGGcttacttttgttttcttgagCAGCTTCTT GTTTCAAGTATGGGCTCTGGTGCTGTTGCCATGTctcttccattttcttgtaTACTTGGTCTTCTTGGTAGCATGACATCTACAACAATGG TGAGGAGAAATCATGTTTGGGTTTATGCAACTGTGCAGTTTGTTCTGGTGGTTGTCAGTGGACACCTTTTCTATTCATTG GTTCATATGCAAGCTGTTCTAGCTATTTTGCTTGCCACATTTACTGGCTTTGGGGCTGTGATGTTTGTAGCTTCTGTTCTTGCTGAGATATCAAATTGGAGAACAAGTCTTGGTCAGTTGAATCAAGAGGAGGCAGTGGCACCTGATGAATCATCTTCAGCAGGTCATCATCAATCTGAGGCTATGCATGTGAACCAGCTAAATGTGCTCCCACTCGGGTAA
- the LOC130958730 gene encoding uncharacterized protein LOC130958730 isoform X4 has protein sequence METEAPEDREDNRADDDTIEKGPESSEITEELSNRRHGTRKSLILEIPTTSTVDEDFVRINMPLTPPPRKVAFSPCPSPAFSRVNESPGPSASRNRSTMKTLFPKLTLKIRSTSSQQIENAAFLALEGSPKVAPKKPLLPRTFSLTKLITPRGKNTASLPVTPIAHSNPGSTHGGNAAYLASIDKGIQLPMHRSRSVPILNKAGSTSVGGMFRIIPTTPTSATSPSGDSVENEDGGEDIPEEEAVCRICMVELGEGADDTLKLECSCKGELSLAHQQCAVKWFSIKGNRTCDVCKQEVKNLPVTLLRLQTAPRGQHAEISQTRVWQDAPILVVVNMLAYFCFLEQLLVSSMGSGAVAMSLPFSCILGLLGSMTSTTMGRAYCTFSEEKSCLGLCNCAVCSGGCQWTPFLFIGSYASCSSYFACHIYWLWGCDVCSFCSC, from the exons ATGGAGACTGAAGCTCCTGAAGACAGAGAGGATAACAGAGCTGATGACGACACAATCGAAAAG GGTCCAGAATCATCTGAAATAACTGAGGAACTCTCAAATAGACGACATGGGACTAGGAAAAGCCTCATCTTGGAGATTCCAACAACAAGCACCGTGGATGAAGATTTTGTGAGGATAAACATGCCTCTAACTCCTCCTCCAAGAAAAGTGGCCTTTTCACCATGTCCAAGCCCTGCTTTCTCCAGAGTCAATGAGTCACCAGGCCCTTCAGCATCAAGGAATAGATCAACTATGAAAACTTTATTTCCCAAACTCACTTTAAAAATCAGGAGTACAAGCTCACAGCAGATCGAAAATGCTGCTTTTCTTGCACTGGAAGGTTCACCAAAGGTGGCACCTAAGAAGCCTCTTCTTCCGAGGACATTTTCACTTACAAAGTTGATCACCCCTAGAGGGAAGAACACAGCATCCTTGCCTGTAACACCGATTGCTCACTCTAATCCAGGGTCCACACATGGAGGAAATGCTGCTTATCTAGCTTCAATT GATAAAGGGATCCAATTACCAATGCATCGTTCTCGTTCAGTTCCAATACTTAACAAGGCAGGGAGCACAAGTGTAGGTGGAATGTTTCGTATAATTCCAACCACACCAACATCAGCGACATCTCCATCTGGTGATAGTG TTGAGAATGAGGATGGTGGTGAAGATATTCCCGAAGAAGAAGCTGTTTGTAGAATTTGTATGGTTGAATTAGGGGAAGGTGCTGATGATACTCTTAAATTGGAGTGTAGTTGCAAAGGTGAACTTTCACTGGCTCACCAACAATGTGCAGTTAAATGGTTTAGCATTAAAGGAAACAGAACATGTGATGTTTGCAAGCAAGAAGTTAAGAACTTACCTGTGACTCTCTTGCGGCTTCAAACTGCACCTAGAGGGCAGCATGCTGAGATTTCTCAAACAAG GGTTTGGCAGGATGCTCCCATTCTTGTAGTTGTCAACATGCTGGcttacttttgttttcttgagCAGCTTCTT GTTTCAAGTATGGGCTCTGGTGCTGTTGCCATGTctcttccattttcttgtaTACTTGGTCTTCTTGGTAGCATGACATCTACAACAATGGGTAGGGCTTATTGTACCTTTAG TGAGGAGAAATCATGTTTGGGTTTATGCAACTGTGCAGTTTGTTCTGGTGGTTGTCAGTGGACACCTTTTCTATTCATTG GTTCATATGCAAGCTGTTCTAGCTATTTTGCTTGCCACATTTACTGGCTTTGGGGCTGTGATGTTTGTAGCTTCTGTTCTTGCTGA
- the LOC130958730 gene encoding uncharacterized protein LOC130958730 isoform X5, whose amino-acid sequence METEAPEDREDNRADDDTIEKGPESSEITEELSNRRHGTRKSLILEIPTTSTVDEDFVRINMPLTPPPRKVAFSPCPSPAFSRVNESPGPSASRNRSTMKTLFPKLTLKIRSTSSQQIENAAFLALEGSPKVAPKKPLLPRTFSLTKLITPRGKNTASLPVTPIAHSNPGSTHGGNAAYLASIDKGIQLPMHRSRSVPILNKAGSTSVGGMFRIIPTTPTSATSPSGDSVENEDGGEDIPEEEAVCRICMVELGEGADDTLKLECSCKGELSLAHQQCAVKWFSIKGNRTCDVCKQEVKNLPVTLLRLQTAPRGQHAEISQTRQGVWQDAPILVVVNMLAYFCFLEQLLVSSMGSGAVAMSLPFSCILGLLGSMTSTTMGRAYCTFSLFWWLSVDTFSIHWFICKLF is encoded by the exons ATGGAGACTGAAGCTCCTGAAGACAGAGAGGATAACAGAGCTGATGACGACACAATCGAAAAG GGTCCAGAATCATCTGAAATAACTGAGGAACTCTCAAATAGACGACATGGGACTAGGAAAAGCCTCATCTTGGAGATTCCAACAACAAGCACCGTGGATGAAGATTTTGTGAGGATAAACATGCCTCTAACTCCTCCTCCAAGAAAAGTGGCCTTTTCACCATGTCCAAGCCCTGCTTTCTCCAGAGTCAATGAGTCACCAGGCCCTTCAGCATCAAGGAATAGATCAACTATGAAAACTTTATTTCCCAAACTCACTTTAAAAATCAGGAGTACAAGCTCACAGCAGATCGAAAATGCTGCTTTTCTTGCACTGGAAGGTTCACCAAAGGTGGCACCTAAGAAGCCTCTTCTTCCGAGGACATTTTCACTTACAAAGTTGATCACCCCTAGAGGGAAGAACACAGCATCCTTGCCTGTAACACCGATTGCTCACTCTAATCCAGGGTCCACACATGGAGGAAATGCTGCTTATCTAGCTTCAATT GATAAAGGGATCCAATTACCAATGCATCGTTCTCGTTCAGTTCCAATACTTAACAAGGCAGGGAGCACAAGTGTAGGTGGAATGTTTCGTATAATTCCAACCACACCAACATCAGCGACATCTCCATCTGGTGATAGTG TTGAGAATGAGGATGGTGGTGAAGATATTCCCGAAGAAGAAGCTGTTTGTAGAATTTGTATGGTTGAATTAGGGGAAGGTGCTGATGATACTCTTAAATTGGAGTGTAGTTGCAAAGGTGAACTTTCACTGGCTCACCAACAATGTGCAGTTAAATGGTTTAGCATTAAAGGAAACAGAACATGTGATGTTTGCAAGCAAGAAGTTAAGAACTTACCTGTGACTCTCTTGCGGCTTCAAACTGCACCTAGAGGGCAGCATGCTGAGATTTCTCAAACAAGGCAAGG GGTTTGGCAGGATGCTCCCATTCTTGTAGTTGTCAACATGCTGGcttacttttgttttcttgagCAGCTTCTT GTTTCAAGTATGGGCTCTGGTGCTGTTGCCATGTctcttccattttcttgtaTACTTGGTCTTCTTGGTAGCATGACATCTACAACAATGGGTAGGGCTTATTGTACCTTTAG TTTGTTCTGGTGGTTGTCAGTGGACACCTTTTCTATTCATTG GTTCATATGCAAGCTGTTCTAG
- the LOC130958730 gene encoding uncharacterized protein LOC130958730 isoform X2: METEAPEDREDNRADDDTIEKGPESSEITEELSNRRHGTRKSLILEIPTTSTVDEDFVRINMPLTPPPRKVAFSPCPSPAFSRVNESPGPSASRNRSTMKTLFPKLTLKIRSTSSQQIENAAFLALEGSPKVAPKKPLLPRTFSLTKLITPRGKNTASLPVTPIAHSNPGSTHGGNAAYLASIDKGIQLPMHRSRSVPILNKAGSTSVGGMFRIIPTTPTSATSPSGDSVENEDGGEDIPEEEAVCRICMVELGEGADDTLKLECSCKGELSLAHQQCAVKWFSIKGNRTCDVCKQEVKNLPVTLLRLQTAPRGQHAEISQTRVWQDAPILVVVNMLAYFCFLEQLLVSSMGSGAVAMSLPFSCILGLLGSMTSTTMVRRNHVWVYATVQFVLVVVSGHLFYSLVHMQAVLAILLATFTGFGAVMFVASVLAEISNWRTSLGQLNQEEAVAPDESSSAGHHQSEAMHVNQLNVLPLG, translated from the exons ATGGAGACTGAAGCTCCTGAAGACAGAGAGGATAACAGAGCTGATGACGACACAATCGAAAAG GGTCCAGAATCATCTGAAATAACTGAGGAACTCTCAAATAGACGACATGGGACTAGGAAAAGCCTCATCTTGGAGATTCCAACAACAAGCACCGTGGATGAAGATTTTGTGAGGATAAACATGCCTCTAACTCCTCCTCCAAGAAAAGTGGCCTTTTCACCATGTCCAAGCCCTGCTTTCTCCAGAGTCAATGAGTCACCAGGCCCTTCAGCATCAAGGAATAGATCAACTATGAAAACTTTATTTCCCAAACTCACTTTAAAAATCAGGAGTACAAGCTCACAGCAGATCGAAAATGCTGCTTTTCTTGCACTGGAAGGTTCACCAAAGGTGGCACCTAAGAAGCCTCTTCTTCCGAGGACATTTTCACTTACAAAGTTGATCACCCCTAGAGGGAAGAACACAGCATCCTTGCCTGTAACACCGATTGCTCACTCTAATCCAGGGTCCACACATGGAGGAAATGCTGCTTATCTAGCTTCAATT GATAAAGGGATCCAATTACCAATGCATCGTTCTCGTTCAGTTCCAATACTTAACAAGGCAGGGAGCACAAGTGTAGGTGGAATGTTTCGTATAATTCCAACCACACCAACATCAGCGACATCTCCATCTGGTGATAGTG TTGAGAATGAGGATGGTGGTGAAGATATTCCCGAAGAAGAAGCTGTTTGTAGAATTTGTATGGTTGAATTAGGGGAAGGTGCTGATGATACTCTTAAATTGGAGTGTAGTTGCAAAGGTGAACTTTCACTGGCTCACCAACAATGTGCAGTTAAATGGTTTAGCATTAAAGGAAACAGAACATGTGATGTTTGCAAGCAAGAAGTTAAGAACTTACCTGTGACTCTCTTGCGGCTTCAAACTGCACCTAGAGGGCAGCATGCTGAGATTTCTCAAACAAG GGTTTGGCAGGATGCTCCCATTCTTGTAGTTGTCAACATGCTGGcttacttttgttttcttgagCAGCTTCTT GTTTCAAGTATGGGCTCTGGTGCTGTTGCCATGTctcttccattttcttgtaTACTTGGTCTTCTTGGTAGCATGACATCTACAACAATGG TGAGGAGAAATCATGTTTGGGTTTATGCAACTGTGCAGTTTGTTCTGGTGGTTGTCAGTGGACACCTTTTCTATTCATTG GTTCATATGCAAGCTGTTCTAGCTATTTTGCTTGCCACATTTACTGGCTTTGGGGCTGTGATGTTTGTAGCTTCTGTTCTTGCTGAGATATCAAATTGGAGAACAAGTCTTGGTCAGTTGAATCAAGAGGAGGCAGTGGCACCTGATGAATCATCTTCAGCAGGTCATCATCAATCTGAGGCTATGCATGTGAACCAGCTAAATGTGCTCCCACTCGGGTAA